In one Neobacillus sp. WH10 genomic region, the following are encoded:
- a CDS encoding ABC transporter ATP-binding protein, translating to MIAIETTQLKKSYGSVPIVKGIDLIVEKGEIFGFLGRNGAGKSTFINMLTGIIQPSSGTYSLLSVKGPNDQVKKRVGVMPDYSTLYTSLTAMEHLKYLSALSGKAAGKEWCLEVLKLVGLESDARKKVAKFSFGMKKKLGIALAIIHDPELIFLDEPTSGLDAESAIHIHKLIRGQQKRGKTIFMTSHNLAEVEKLCTRIAIMKEGQIVNSGTMDELRSFYRSTINVKIKHSPVPKSEQMNLHQWLESVGTDIEMKDPYLTITVKEEKKIAEIIRAFQQCRADVLRVEVEEPSLEDIFLDE from the coding sequence ATGATCGCCATCGAAACAACACAACTGAAGAAATCGTATGGATCAGTGCCAATCGTAAAAGGAATTGATCTTATCGTAGAAAAAGGAGAAATCTTTGGATTCTTAGGTCGTAATGGAGCAGGTAAATCCACTTTTATTAACATGTTGACCGGCATTATTCAACCAAGTTCTGGCACATACTCACTGTTAAGTGTTAAAGGTCCCAATGATCAAGTAAAGAAACGAGTTGGGGTAATGCCGGATTACTCCACTTTATATACTTCTTTAACCGCAATGGAGCATTTAAAATATCTTTCGGCTTTGTCAGGAAAGGCGGCCGGAAAGGAATGGTGTTTGGAGGTTCTAAAGTTAGTGGGGCTGGAATCGGATGCTCGAAAAAAAGTAGCTAAATTCTCATTTGGAATGAAAAAGAAATTAGGGATTGCGCTAGCCATCATCCATGATCCTGAGCTCATTTTCCTTGATGAACCCACTTCCGGTTTAGATGCAGAATCTGCGATTCATATCCATAAGCTAATTCGCGGGCAGCAAAAAAGAGGGAAGACGATATTTATGACATCCCATAATCTGGCTGAAGTAGAGAAGCTGTGTACCCGAATTGCGATTATGAAAGAAGGACAGATTGTCAATAGCGGCACAATGGATGAACTTAGATCCTTCTATCGGTCGACCATCAATGTTAAGATCAAGCATTCGCCTGTACCGAAATCGGAACAAATGAACTTACATCAGTGGCTCGAGTCAGTTGGAACAGATATAGAAATGAAAGATCCCTATTTAACTATCACTGTAAAAGAAGAGAAAAAAATTGCTGAAATAATTCGAGCGTTTCAGCAATGCAGGGCAGATGTCCTTCGTGTTGAAGTGGAAGAACCATCGCTCGAAGACATATTTCTAGATGAATAG
- a CDS encoding PH domain-containing protein: MYSQMNEPQKRLSKDAVKVWIISETIMNIIGFIILGILLYLDYRFSWKEWIGWIIKGLLPIAVLGAVWSWISPFLLYKNWRYDVDEEFLQLKSGVVNETHQLVPMTKIQSVATKQGPLLRKYGLFSVSIETMGSSHTIPALPKEIAIELRNQIAHYAKIKEVES; the protein is encoded by the coding sequence ATGTATTCTCAAATGAATGAACCTCAAAAACGATTATCTAAGGATGCGGTGAAAGTATGGATTATAAGTGAAACGATTATGAATATAATTGGATTCATTATCCTTGGTATTTTACTCTATCTGGACTATCGTTTTTCATGGAAAGAATGGATTGGCTGGATTATAAAGGGACTGCTCCCAATCGCTGTGTTAGGTGCAGTCTGGTCATGGATTAGTCCGTTTTTACTTTATAAAAATTGGCGTTATGATGTCGATGAAGAGTTTTTGCAATTAAAATCAGGTGTAGTAAATGAAACGCATCAACTTGTCCCAATGACTAAAATACAATCAGTAGCAACCAAACAAGGGCCGCTGCTCAGAAAATATGGGCTTTTCTCTGTTTCCATTGAAACGATGGGCTCCTCGCACACTATACCTGCCCTGCCGAAAGAGATTGCCATTGAGTTAAGGAACCAAATTGCTCATTATGCAAAAATTAAGGAAGTGGAGTCATGA
- a CDS encoding PH domain-containing protein — translation MTKVKRYHPLLMLFDLWKLLKNIFFIFIFLFVIKAGSQSLFITYGKLLFTIVCGVSVIYIILEWFTHKYALDDRCFYLYKGIFSKSERTIPFSKIQNVNSHTSLFHRMFNVTSISFETGMSGEEAAVKYEVISKKEAERMEEFIASASREDAMNLNPSEMAVGKEDSNRTIHFKPMKKDILKASFTSLSFLLFIPLLLSFYSKVDDIFHVVEETKGIFFSIIGSWWIVTTIVIVLIIASVGFGIARTFLKYGKYEISSDQDRIYITKGVLDETAFSIAKEKVQAIEIKQSILKRLLGFAEVKLTSAGSLSLGEETLEINSLYPFLPVGRAYEMISEILPAYEVTQKMKRLPKKSLWVRVFSPSWIWMIATAALFYFKPAVLGMEQAWWMISAALLIVIVAARWLEFVHTEYILNNRFIQLKTGSLTTSLFVSKRDKVIEIKVTRNIFQKWFGLASLETINRAKPIQHNGIKDVPVEFAGSFYTWYMGRRKEIEIE, via the coding sequence ATGACAAAAGTAAAACGGTACCACCCACTTCTCATGCTTTTTGATCTATGGAAGCTGCTAAAGAACATTTTTTTCATTTTTATTTTTTTGTTTGTAATCAAGGCAGGTTCACAATCACTCTTCATTACATATGGCAAGCTGCTTTTTACTATAGTTTGTGGAGTATCGGTTATTTACATTATTTTAGAATGGTTCACCCATAAATATGCGCTCGATGATCGGTGCTTTTATCTTTACAAAGGAATTTTCAGCAAATCGGAGCGGACTATTCCATTTTCAAAAATTCAAAATGTTAATAGTCATACTTCTCTATTTCATCGGATGTTTAATGTGACTTCCATCAGCTTTGAAACAGGAATGTCAGGTGAAGAAGCCGCTGTTAAATACGAAGTAATTTCCAAAAAAGAAGCAGAGCGTATGGAAGAATTTATAGCAAGTGCCTCACGCGAAGATGCTATGAATCTGAATCCTTCGGAAATGGCTGTGGGAAAAGAAGATTCCAACCGAACCATTCATTTTAAGCCAATGAAAAAGGATATCTTAAAAGCCAGCTTCACTTCTTTAAGCTTTCTCCTCTTCATCCCTTTACTGCTTTCTTTTTATTCCAAAGTGGATGATATCTTTCATGTGGTGGAAGAAACAAAGGGGATTTTTTTCTCTATCATCGGTTCTTGGTGGATTGTTACAACCATCGTCATTGTTCTCATTATAGCTTCTGTTGGTTTCGGAATCGCGCGGACATTTTTAAAATATGGAAAGTATGAAATTTCCTCCGACCAAGATCGCATTTACATTACAAAAGGCGTCCTCGATGAAACGGCCTTTTCCATTGCAAAAGAAAAAGTCCAAGCAATTGAAATAAAACAGTCCATTCTGAAAAGATTGCTTGGCTTTGCTGAAGTGAAGCTGACTAGTGCCGGGAGCTTAAGTTTAGGGGAAGAGACACTTGAAATTAATTCACTCTATCCTTTCCTTCCTGTCGGTCGTGCATATGAAATGATATCGGAAATTTTACCGGCTTATGAAGTTACACAAAAGATGAAGCGGCTCCCTAAAAAATCCTTATGGGTCCGCGTGTTTAGCCCAAGTTGGATATGGATGATAGCAACGGCTGCTCTGTTTTATTTTAAGCCAGCTGTTCTAGGAATGGAGCAAGCATGGTGGATGATATCGGCTGCTCTATTAATAGTGATCGTTGCAGCAAGATGGTTAGAGTTCGTACATACTGAATATATTTTGAATAATCGTTTTATTCAACTCAAAACAGGCAGTCTGACCACGTCTTTATTTGTTTCCAAACGAGATAAAGTGATTGAAATAAAAGTAACCCGAAATATTTTTCAAAAGTGGTTTGGCCTTGCCTCATTAGAGACGATTAATCGAGCTAAACCGATACAGCATAATGGGATTAAGGATGTGCCAGTAGAATTTGCTGGATCGTTTTACACGTGGTATATGGGACGCAGAAAAGAAATTGAAATTGAATAA
- a CDS encoding DMT family transporter: MKGSLFAFLGGAFITLQGVVITRISQDIGTWQAAVITHLTGFLLALIILMFFRDGKWQRIKQVKPLYLTGGALGAVIIFSNVTAIQHTGVTLTVSAMLIAQLCLTFIIDSTGWFGVVKQKMRLPQFIGIGMMIAGVVILKF; the protein is encoded by the coding sequence GTGAAAGGGAGTTTATTTGCATTTTTAGGCGGGGCATTTATTACCCTGCAAGGTGTAGTGATTACCAGGATTAGCCAAGATATTGGTACTTGGCAGGCAGCGGTGATTACCCATTTAACCGGATTCTTATTGGCTTTAATTATTTTAATGTTTTTCCGAGACGGAAAATGGCAAAGGATTAAGCAAGTGAAACCGTTATATTTGACTGGCGGGGCCTTAGGGGCGGTTATTATTTTTAGTAATGTTACCGCTATACAGCATACAGGTGTTACGCTTACCGTATCTGCTATGTTAATAGCCCAGTTGTGTCTGACATTTATTATAGATAGTACTGGATGGTTTGGCGTTGTGAAACAGAAGATGAGACTGCCGCAGTTCATCGGGATCGGTATGATGATTGCCGGAGTGGTAATCCTAAAATTCTAA
- a CDS encoding cyclic nucleotide-binding domain-containing protein, with the protein MKKMKDQEQIDQYLQAYQIKSIFNEQLLPYLELYSFEQGELICSQGDPAQYLYVLVKGKIKIYTTSPEGNTLILSFKTPLEVIGDVEYVRGIDFINTVEAVSTVVTIGIHYRWLKNYGKDYSPLLQFMLDIITNKFTIKSTSLSFNLMYPVEVRLASYLLSVSFDESDSLCNDQLSISIKDAANLIGTSYRHLNRIIAQFCKEDLVERNNGFILVKDREGLSAIAGHNIYE; encoded by the coding sequence ATGAAAAAAATGAAAGATCAGGAGCAAATAGATCAATATTTACAGGCCTATCAAATTAAATCGATATTCAATGAACAATTACTGCCGTATTTAGAGCTCTATAGCTTTGAGCAAGGGGAACTAATTTGTTCCCAAGGTGACCCTGCACAGTATCTATATGTACTCGTTAAAGGAAAAATTAAAATCTATACCACCTCTCCAGAAGGCAACACACTTATCCTCTCATTTAAAACACCTCTTGAAGTGATTGGGGATGTTGAATATGTACGGGGTATTGATTTTATCAATACGGTTGAGGCCGTATCGACTGTCGTGACGATCGGTATACACTATCGGTGGTTAAAAAATTACGGTAAGGATTATTCGCCGCTGCTGCAATTTATGTTAGACATCATTACAAATAAGTTTACCATTAAATCTACTTCTTTGAGCTTCAATTTGATGTATCCTGTAGAAGTGCGATTGGCTAGTTATCTTTTGTCTGTCTCCTTTGATGAATCCGATTCATTATGTAATGATCAACTAAGCATCAGTATAAAAGATGCAGCTAATTTAATTGGAACCAGTTATCGGCATCTAAATCGCATCATTGCGCAGTTCTGTAAAGAGGATCTAGTTGAACGGAACAATGGTTTTATCCTCGTTAAGGACAGGGAAGGATTAAGTGCAATTGCAGGTCATAATATCTACGAATAA
- a CDS encoding DMT family transporter gives MILGIVFAIIAGSLVSMQNIFNSKVNEHGGTWTTTSLVLGLGFLSSLIIGLIFEGKYLFNLENMEPWYWFAGIIGVGVVTCVVQGIRHLGPTYAISIILTSQLGVALLLDSLGWLGLDKVPFTSKQLIGVLVIVCGIIVFKIGGKSENQELAKTN, from the coding sequence ATGATTCTAGGAATAGTATTTGCGATTATCGCTGGTTCGCTTGTAAGTATGCAAAATATTTTTAACAGTAAGGTTAATGAACATGGAGGGACTTGGACAACAACTTCATTAGTATTAGGCTTGGGTTTTCTATCTTCACTGATTATAGGATTAATTTTTGAAGGAAAATATTTATTTAACCTGGAAAACATGGAGCCTTGGTACTGGTTCGCCGGTATAATCGGAGTAGGCGTAGTAACCTGTGTGGTGCAGGGGATAAGGCATCTGGGTCCAACCTATGCCATTTCCATTATATTGACATCACAACTAGGGGTAGCACTATTGTTGGATTCGCTTGGCTGGCTGGGACTTGATAAAGTTCCTTTTACTTCTAAGCAATTGATCGGTGTACTGGTTATAGTATGCGGTATCATTGTATTTAAAATAGGCGGTAAAAGTGAGAACCAGGAGCTGGCTAAGACGAATTAA
- a CDS encoding YjjG family noncanonical pyrimidine nucleotidase, with protein MKKYRTLLFDVDDTLLDFTAAEKEALRMLFEEKGMPLTTEMESHYKKINHGLWKSFEEGKIDRDEVINTRFSLLFKEYGQVVDGALLEKSYRSYLENGHQLVNGAFELINDLQNQYDLYIVTNGVSKTQDKRLRASGLHPIFKGIFVSEDTGYQKPMKEYFDYVFARIPNFSAEQTLIIGDSLSSDIKGGHQAGLDTCWFNPDKKTNDMEIIPTYQIHKLNELYRIIENPREQGFLTNNQGIFN; from the coding sequence ATGAAAAAATATCGGACTTTATTATTTGATGTAGATGATACATTATTAGATTTTACTGCAGCAGAAAAGGAAGCGCTGCGCATGCTTTTTGAGGAGAAAGGTATGCCCTTAACCACTGAAATGGAATCCCATTATAAAAAGATCAATCATGGCCTCTGGAAGTCTTTTGAAGAAGGAAAAATTGATCGTGATGAGGTAATCAATACGCGTTTTTCACTTTTATTTAAGGAATACGGTCAAGTAGTAGATGGGGCATTATTGGAAAAAAGCTATCGAAGTTATTTAGAAAATGGACACCAGCTTGTGAATGGAGCCTTTGAATTAATAAATGACCTGCAAAATCAATATGACTTATATATTGTGACAAATGGGGTTTCCAAGACACAAGATAAGCGTTTGCGTGCTTCAGGATTACATCCAATCTTTAAAGGTATTTTTGTTTCCGAGGATACAGGCTATCAAAAGCCAATGAAGGAGTATTTTGATTATGTCTTTGCGCGAATTCCTAACTTTTCTGCGGAGCAAACACTAATTATTGGAGATTCCTTAAGCTCGGATATTAAAGGCGGACATCAGGCGGGACTAGACACCTGTTGGTTCAACCCAGATAAAAAAACAAATGACATGGAAATTATTCCAACGTATCAAATCCACAAGCTTAATGAACTGTATCGAATAATTGAAAACCCCAGAGAGCAGGGATTTTTAACTAATAATCAAGGAATTTTCAATTAA
- a CDS encoding FxsA family protein, whose translation MRYLIILFIAIPAAEIGLLLFSGKTIGVWPTILLIILTGVIGAYLAKREGLQTIRKAQEQLRSGQIPGEAVLDGICILIGGILLLLPGFITDISGFLLLFPPTRRLFKFLMINSIRKKIKRGNIKIIK comes from the coding sequence ATGCGGTATTTAATTATCTTGTTTATTGCTATTCCTGCAGCAGAAATAGGTTTACTCCTCTTTTCTGGAAAAACAATTGGAGTTTGGCCAACAATACTCCTCATTATTTTGACTGGCGTAATTGGAGCGTATTTAGCGAAAAGAGAAGGCTTGCAAACGATTCGGAAGGCTCAGGAGCAGCTAAGAAGTGGTCAAATTCCAGGTGAGGCTGTATTAGATGGCATATGTATATTGATTGGCGGAATCCTTTTGCTATTACCGGGTTTTATTACCGACATTAGCGGCTTTTTATTGCTTTTCCCCCCAACAAGACGACTATTTAAATTCCTAATGATTAATTCTATTCGAAAAAAGATTAAAAGAGGCAATATAAAAATAATAAAATGA
- a CDS encoding DUF1648 domain-containing protein, protein MSTYWGRPKLKIPKSKSEWIWDFIGYLCFFGSIIVLLYVWRTLPEEVPAHYNAAGEVDRWGTKAELFILPVVGVFLALIMTVLEKFPEAHNYPKRFNESNAEQFYLNSRKLVNQIKNICLILFSLILFESISIALGWGVRFGIWFLPITIIGTVIPIVFGIVKMKRIK, encoded by the coding sequence ATGTCAACTTATTGGGGTAGGCCTAAATTAAAAATTCCAAAGTCAAAGAGTGAATGGATTTGGGATTTTATCGGATATTTATGTTTTTTTGGATCGATCATTGTTTTACTTTATGTTTGGAGAACACTTCCGGAAGAAGTACCTGCCCATTACAATGCTGCAGGTGAGGTGGACCGTTGGGGAACAAAAGCGGAATTATTTATATTACCTGTTGTGGGGGTATTCCTTGCTCTTATAATGACCGTTTTAGAAAAATTCCCTGAAGCACATAATTATCCTAAACGATTTAATGAATCAAACGCTGAACAGTTTTATTTAAATAGTCGAAAACTTGTTAATCAAATTAAAAATATCTGTCTCATACTCTTTTCACTCATATTATTTGAATCTATTTCCATTGCTTTAGGCTGGGGTGTCAGGTTTGGAATATGGTTTTTACCGATCACGATTATTGGCACTGTTATTCCAATAGTTTTTGGAATAGTTAAGATGAAAAGGATTAAATAA
- the metG gene encoding methionine--tRNA ligase: protein MTIVIGGAWPYANGSLHLGHIAALLPGDILARYYRQKGEKVLYVSGSDCNGTPISIRANQEHTTTETIANRYHEEFTECFRKLGFTYDLYTRTDAEHHHESVQNIFLKLLENSYLYPKKIEQAFCDHDKQFLPDRFVEGICPNCGAKARGDQCDNCSKILDPLDLLEKRCKICGNEPIIKETEHFYFAFSQFQQELEDSVNEADVDHRWRENAVALTKRYLQEGVPDRAVTRDLPNGVDVPVAGFEGKKIYVWIEAVSGYLTASIEWAKQNGESIEQLWNEDTVSYYVHGKDNIPFHTVIWPAILMGIKSKALPTHIISNEYLTLEKRKLSTSQNWAVWVPYMVSKYDPDSIRYFLTINAPENRDTDFSWREFIYSHNGELLGAYGNFVNRTLKFIEKSFGGRIPQVEVETQIKKNTVELFTTTGELIEKGHFKQALEEIFQYIRGANRYFDEQQPWIQVKENPLKGDVTLATCTYIISNLAQILQPFLPFSSEKIRKMLGVSTVEWHEQSQLPGKIESVLPLFDRLDVRLIEEEYNNLVDSSK, encoded by the coding sequence ATGACAATCGTAATTGGAGGGGCATGGCCATATGCTAATGGATCGTTACATCTAGGGCATATTGCGGCATTATTGCCAGGGGACATTTTAGCAAGGTATTACAGGCAAAAGGGAGAAAAGGTCCTTTACGTTTCAGGAAGTGATTGTAATGGAACACCTATCTCGATTCGGGCTAATCAAGAACATACAACAACAGAGACAATCGCCAACCGTTACCATGAGGAGTTTACTGAGTGTTTTAGAAAATTGGGTTTCACCTACGATCTTTATACACGAACGGATGCGGAACATCATCATGAATCCGTTCAAAACATCTTTTTAAAACTATTGGAAAATAGTTATTTATATCCGAAAAAGATTGAGCAAGCGTTTTGTGATCACGACAAGCAGTTTCTACCGGATCGTTTTGTAGAGGGGATTTGTCCTAATTGTGGGGCAAAGGCGAGAGGAGATCAATGTGATAATTGTTCAAAAATTCTCGACCCGCTTGATTTACTTGAAAAAAGATGTAAAATTTGCGGAAATGAGCCAATTATTAAGGAAACGGAGCATTTTTATTTTGCCTTTAGTCAATTTCAACAGGAGTTAGAGGACTCCGTCAACGAAGCGGATGTAGATCATCGCTGGCGGGAAAATGCTGTGGCGTTAACGAAAAGATATTTGCAAGAAGGCGTTCCAGATAGAGCCGTTACACGAGACTTGCCTAATGGTGTGGATGTCCCTGTTGCGGGGTTTGAAGGGAAGAAAATTTATGTTTGGATCGAAGCCGTTTCGGGATATTTGACGGCCAGTATAGAATGGGCTAAACAAAATGGTGAAAGTATTGAACAGTTATGGAACGAAGATACAGTTTCTTATTATGTACACGGGAAGGATAATATCCCATTCCATACGGTTATTTGGCCCGCTATCCTAATGGGGATTAAGAGCAAAGCTTTACCGACACATATTATTTCGAATGAATATTTGACACTGGAGAAAAGAAAGTTATCAACGAGCCAAAATTGGGCGGTCTGGGTCCCATACATGGTAAGCAAATATGATCCAGATTCTATTCGCTACTTCTTAACAATCAATGCTCCAGAAAATCGCGATACCGATTTCTCATGGCGTGAATTTATTTATAGCCACAATGGTGAGCTGCTTGGGGCATATGGAAATTTCGTTAATCGCACGTTAAAGTTTATTGAAAAATCGTTTGGTGGCAGAATACCGCAAGTTGAAGTAGAAACTCAGATTAAGAAAAATACGGTCGAACTATTCACCACAACAGGAGAATTAATTGAAAAAGGGCATTTTAAACAAGCTTTAGAGGAAATTTTCCAATATATTCGTGGTGCAAACCGTTATTTTGATGAACAGCAGCCTTGGATTCAAGTAAAGGAAAACCCACTTAAAGGCGATGTTACGTTGGCAACCTGTACGTATATCATTTCTAATTTAGCGCAAATACTTCAGCCGTTTTTGCCTTTTTCCTCAGAGAAAATTCGAAAAATGTTAGGTGTCTCAACGGTTGAATGGCATGAACAATCACAACTCCCAGGTAAAATTGAATCCGTTTTACCATTGTTTGATCGCTTGGATGTTCGTTTGATTGAAGAAGAATATAATAATTTAGTTGATTCATCTAAATGA
- a CDS encoding helix-turn-helix domain-containing protein translates to MLEKISIGKMAKLNNVSVQTLHHYDKIGLLSPSYTDPITNYRYYSIKQCASLDFIKYLKYMGFTLQEMLEFFTKGDAKSISKLLDEQINLIDQKMNDLTQMKRTLEVASKNYKTYMQIQNMGIIERNVLPERKIYCYDGKKNIYEDHLETYEYILRELRNQALIHQFPTSYFCNVGSITRMETIKQRKLTSTEIFMLVDAHFSEIQGIEIIPAQEYVTIYCDKFSNEKDYAFKLIDYIEENQLEIAGDYICEVIIELPEWTHAERNMIMKLQIPVKIIANNT, encoded by the coding sequence ATGCTAGAAAAGATTTCAATTGGGAAAATGGCAAAACTGAATAATGTTTCGGTTCAAACCTTACATCATTATGATAAAATTGGGCTTCTATCACCAAGCTACACTGATCCAATAACAAACTATCGATATTACAGTATTAAGCAGTGCGCAAGTCTTGATTTTATAAAGTATCTAAAGTATATGGGTTTTACACTGCAAGAAATGTTGGAGTTTTTTACTAAAGGGGATGCTAAGTCTATTTCTAAGCTACTAGATGAACAAATTAATTTGATCGATCAAAAGATGAATGATCTGACGCAAATGAAAAGAACACTAGAGGTAGCATCTAAAAACTATAAAACATATATGCAAATTCAAAATATGGGCATAATTGAGCGAAATGTTCTTCCTGAAAGAAAAATATATTGCTATGACGGTAAAAAAAATATTTATGAAGACCATCTAGAAACCTATGAATATATTTTAAGAGAGTTAAGGAATCAGGCACTAATTCATCAGTTTCCAACTTCGTATTTTTGCAATGTTGGCTCCATTACACGTATGGAAACGATTAAGCAAAGGAAGCTTACATCTACAGAAATTTTTATGCTTGTTGATGCTCATTTTTCCGAAATACAAGGGATTGAGATTATTCCCGCTCAAGAATACGTAACGATTTATTGCGATAAATTTTCGAATGAGAAGGATTATGCATTTAAATTAATCGATTATATAGAGGAGAACCAACTAGAAATTGCAGGAGATTATATTTGTGAGGTTATTATTGAACTTCCTGAGTGGACACATGCTGAACGCAATATGATTATGAAGTTGCAAATTCCCGTAAAAATAATCGCTAACAACACTTGA
- a CDS encoding dihydrodipicolinate reductase, with product MLEKVRVIQYGCGKMGMVSLRYLYEKGAEIVGAIDANPALIGKDIGEVAGLGVKLNIPVRSDAERVFKETDADVCIIMTKSLMTDTLDAFELAARHGVNAITTCEEAFYPWTTSPEITNRLDRLAKEHNCTLTGSGYQDVFWGNLITTLAGATHNIVRIEGKSSYNVEHYGIALAEVHGAGLSLAEFDEEIASNNDLPSFMRNSNEWLCSQFGWTIKSQDQKLVPMTHDTDLYSETLGKTIPAGHATGMSAVVTTVTHQGPVIVSECIGKVYAEGEKDCNDWVIQGEPETLVKISNPATVELTCATIVNRIPDLIQAAPGFYTTEKMPTASYRTYPLHFYLNK from the coding sequence ATGCTAGAAAAAGTTCGTGTTATTCAATATGGTTGTGGAAAAATGGGTATGGTTAGCTTGCGTTATCTGTATGAAAAGGGTGCAGAAATTGTTGGAGCTATTGATGCAAATCCGGCTCTTATTGGTAAGGATATTGGTGAGGTAGCTGGATTAGGTGTTAAGCTAAATATCCCTGTTAGAAGTGATGCTGAGCGAGTATTCAAAGAAACGGATGCAGATGTATGTATCATTATGACAAAAAGTTTAATGACAGATACGCTAGATGCTTTTGAATTAGCTGCTCGTCATGGAGTAAATGCCATTACTACTTGCGAAGAAGCTTTTTATCCATGGACAACTTCTCCTGAAATTACGAATCGTTTAGACCGATTGGCCAAAGAGCATAATTGTACGTTAACAGGATCTGGCTATCAGGATGTTTTCTGGGGCAACTTAATCACAACTTTAGCTGGTGCTACTCATAATATTGTTCGCATCGAGGGTAAATCTAGCTATAATGTCGAACATTACGGAATTGCTCTCGCCGAGGTGCATGGAGCAGGCTTATCATTAGCAGAGTTTGACGAAGAAATTGCTAGCAATAATGATCTCCCATCCTTTATGAGAAATTCAAATGAATGGTTATGCTCACAATTTGGCTGGACCATTAAATCTCAGGATCAGAAATTGGTGCCAATGACACATGATACAGATTTATATTCAGAAACATTAGGGAAAACAATTCCTGCTGGTCATGCGACAGGAATGTCAGCTGTGGTAACGACTGTAACTCATCAAGGGCCGGTAATTGTAAGTGAATGTATCGGTAAGGTGTATGCTGAAGGTGAGAAGGATTGTAATGATTGGGTGATTCAAGGCGAGCCGGAAACATTAGTGAAAATCTCTAATCCGGCAACGGTAGAATTAACATGTGCAACAATTGTTAACCGGATCCCTGATTTAATTCAAGCTGCTCCAGGCTTCTACACAACTGAAAAAATGCCGACAGCAAGCTATCGCACATATCCACTTCATTTTTATTTAAATAAATAA
- a CDS encoding TetR/AcrR family transcriptional regulator, with product MLNHHQKQSKETINKLMRSGIELFSKQGYSSTSIDQIVKHAGYSKGAFYAHFSNKEEFLLKLIKEGIDFYFEDLKKILTQEDCDLLNKFKEYSMRLVNEAYEKGSSPMLLQGCMVSNELPQIKEKLILQMEEWRSFLTHFFQKMKDEGIVGSPLDARTLATASMALFNGFNLQHFVDNRIQIQDMLSVFVELLQIQEPNKKG from the coding sequence ATGTTAAATCATCATCAGAAACAATCAAAAGAAACCATCAACAAATTAATGCGATCAGGAATTGAATTGTTTTCTAAGCAAGGCTATTCTAGTACAAGCATTGATCAAATTGTAAAACATGCTGGTTACTCTAAAGGGGCTTTCTATGCTCATTTTTCCAATAAAGAGGAGTTTTTGTTGAAACTGATAAAAGAAGGTATTGATTTTTATTTTGAAGATTTAAAGAAAATTCTTACTCAAGAGGATTGTGATTTGCTAAATAAATTTAAAGAATACTCTATGCGTTTGGTGAATGAGGCTTATGAAAAGGGGTCTTCTCCTATGCTTCTCCAAGGATGTATGGTTTCGAATGAATTACCTCAGATAAAAGAAAAGCTTATTCTCCAGATGGAGGAATGGAGGTCATTCCTTACACATTTTTTTCAGAAAATGAAGGACGAAGGTATTGTCGGAAGTCCATTGGATGCTAGAACTTTAGCTACGGCTAGCATGGCTCTTTTTAATGGATTTAATCTGCAACATTTTGTTGACAACCGAATTCAAATACAGGACATGTTAAGTGTTTTTGTAGAACTGCTTCAAATTCAAGAACCTAATAAGAAAGGTTAA